The Oncorhynchus nerka isolate Pitt River linkage group LG13, Oner_Uvic_2.0, whole genome shotgun sequence sequence tcataaggtgaatgcacaaatttgtaagtcgctctggataagagcgtctgctaaatgacttaaatgtaaatgtaaatgtctcgttaatcataaggcatacccccccgcccctcttcttaccagaaagatgcttgtttctgtctgcgagatgcgtgaagaaaccaggtggctgtaccgacccCGATagtgtgtctcgagtgagccatgtttctgtgaaacaaagaacgtctggaatgctacccttgctcggatttcatcaaccttgttgtcaagatactggacattggcgagtagtatgctcgggagcggtgcggtgtctccggagcctgaccagaagaccgcttcatcTGCCACTTCTACGGCGTCGTTGTTTTGGAGCCGAGCCATCTTCCGCCAGTCATGAGGACCCATACGCCACAAGGTCGGGGCCCATGACATCATCCTTTTCACAGCTGTCTTGCTCAACTGCCTTAAAGGAATGTGTGAAGTGCAACATATTTATTTGTTGTGTAATTAGTATTCTCTCTCCTAGATGTACATTTATGGGCATTTGGCAAACAAGCAGGCACTTTTGGAAGGGACGCTTTTAAGGGTTACTTATGATTGAGTGTGTGAGTGTACCAGCCAAGGGTTTTAGGACACTAGTATGAGGAATCCAGTGGCCTGACCTATAGAGGTTGTATCACGGGCTGGGTTAGGGTGCaccactgacacacagctgattcCATACATGTATATGTTTACCCAAATACATGTGAGGCTGCTCCCACTGTCATATACTGTTACTCAGAACGCAAATCACATATTTTGTCAGatgattttttaaatggactttTAGTGAAGGGAATAGCTACAGTAAACCAGTCTGATGGAGTTGACTTCAATACAATTGTCTGTTTGCTATTATATgatatgaaacacacacacccacacacacagttacactgcTTTACGTGTTCAGGGCAGATCTGTTTAGACTAGAACAACTCTTCCTGAGAGTTGTGCAGATAGACTTCCTGTTTACCCACTTCTTCACCAGTGATGGAGTGTTCCATCAACACTGACCTTTCTTGGCACTATGCAGGGTACTTACTGGCATCAGAGTTGCCAACAATATCAATATGTCCACAGACCATTATCTTCAGACTGTGAGTAGACCAGACCTAAAGCCGCTGTAAAAGCCTCCAAAGGAGAGAAGCTGCTAACTGCAGCCATACAACAGGGATGGTGCAGATCAGGGTGCAGTCATATGAGTGAATCTTCAGATCAGGGTGCAGTCATATGAGTGAATCTTCAGATCAGGGTGCAGTCATATGAGTGAATCTTCAGATCAGGGTGCAGTCATATGAGTGAATCTACAGATCAGGGTGCAGTCATATGAGTGAATCTTCAGATCAGGGTGCAGTCATATGAGTGAATCTTCAGATCAGGGTGCAGTCATATGAGTGAATCTTCAGATCAGGGTGCAGTCATATGAGTGAATCTTCAGATCGTGGGTGGTTTGTATGATAACTGAGGTGTAGGTTGAGACTAGGCTGAGTAGATGGCATGgctcctgaccccccccccccccctgtttttggaaatgtttgtCTGGCTGACAAACAATTGCTGGCTGGGGGCCAGGTGGGGACGCTGCCAAACAGGCCCCCCTCCCCCCTTTCGTCAGTGTCCCATGCACCACGGCCAGCACACACATCCTGTCTTTGTGGGTCAGGAATGCCAGGAATCCAGACTTCTGCCCTAAtcctcccacccctccttcccctacaaggtgttctctctctctctctctctccctctctcaaacaTTCCCAGAATCCTGGTGGTTTCAGCCCAGTGGCCTGGGTGTCGGTGtggctcacttctctctctctctctctctccattcctcctctctctaaagTGCTCCTCCATCCCCACATCAGTGGCAGGCAGGTAGCAACACCTGCTCTCCGTGGTTCCCCCTGCTCCCACTgatcttaacacacacacagattgctGCTGCCTCAACATATCCATGGCGATTTTTAACTTTGGTTTTTCGTTTTGTTTCATTCCTCGCAATTGTTGAATTTCTGAAGCGATTTTTGTATTCAAAGAAATACACGTGTTATTCTAAACTGTTATTATTTATATCCTATTTGATGCTTTTTAGGATTTGCCTTCGTAGATGAAGGTGTGTTGTCGTTGTTGTTTTGTGAAGGTGAACTGGGTTAAGTGAGGACAGGTCTGACAAATAGAGCAAGGATCCACAGAAACAGGTCCTATGTATGTTATTTGCCTTCTCCTGTGGTGTGAGAGACTATATATTCccactcactcctttctctcgctTTGCAGGTTTTCAGTGGCCTCATCAAATGTGCTAAATTATGTTTCCTGTGTTTCATAACAGAGAGAGCCAAGGCCTAATGCAGGGCCTTCCTGCCCCCGAGCAAAACACTTTTTATAGTCCTCTGGGATGACAATGGCGATGTTTAGTTTTTCCTCCCGAACATGGGAACCTGTAGAAGATACTTTTTTTTGTCCTTGAATGTGGCCATTAGGAAAGAAATGGAGGGAACCAGAGGATACGTGTCCTGGCCTGGGCAGTGTGTTTCAGTGGGGTTTCTGGGGCCAGCCCGGCCAGGTAATAGAATGTTTCAAGAGTTGTACGCACAGATTTTCTCAGCTATCTGCATAACCACTTCCCCTATTAAAGTGGATTCTACGCCAGAGCGGGATTCCCCACTCATTTTTCCCATGACACCTGCACTTGTTTTTCTGTTTCCAGTATCGGTCTTCGCTTAGGTGATCCTCATTGTCAAACAATGCTCATATGCAGGAATGGAGCTACAGTGTCACTCCACAGTATGGGAATCCCAAAGCtctgcagacctgggttcaattagCGTTTGTGTTCATTCAAATACTTTAGCTgcacttgattgagcttgcctggcacaatGGGACTGATAGAATAGTCCCGAAGGTGCAAACCCCACCCATCTGGCACTTCAGGCAGGCTTAATCAAATGCTCAACCTATTTGAAAGaaatcaaatactatttgaagttACTCCACACTTAGCTTTGCTTATTGTGAATTTACCAGCAATGAGCTATTCCTGTAGTTTATCAATAGCATTAGGGACATATAAGTAGTAAGATGTCAGTGCACTGAAGTGCCTACAGTACTGTGTTCATATATAACCATGCTTTCTCATTATAGCAATGTAGCAACGGTGCAATTTCTTTCTCTCCTACTCCACTACTGAATCCCTCTCCATACACTTTCCCTTACTCCTTAAGAGGAGAGCTGATGTCACGGGGAGGGGGCTGGTCTGCCTGTGTCTATAAGTACAGGCACCACAGAGGGAATCTCGCTCTATATGAAGGGAAGCTAACCCTAGCTGAGCTGAGCTGACACTGTAGGAGAGCAAAGAAACACCAAACTAGTGTAGCTTTTAGTGCGCTCGCACAGAACCATGGATCGGTTCAGATGAATGAATAGGTAAACTGACAGATCAACAGACTTCTGGACTCACGTGCAGGCTCTGGACAGTGTATCGTCACAGCCACCAGGTTTCTATTCTCCATCTAACGACCTCTGATTGAAATTTTGGGAAGTACGCTTTCAGGATGTTTTCTCTGGTTAGTTTGAGAAGGACTGTTTCTACCCTGTTCGTTCTCCTCTCCAGTGCTGCTGTCATGGTGAGTTTCATAGATGCATACTTACCTGCCTGCCATCTTTTTTTCCCTTCTTTTttttcaccctctttctctctatattttGCATTATTTTATTTACGATGTGTTTCTGTttttcaaaaaatattattttaccAAAATAATTGAACTTTTTTTGGTATTTTTTTACAATGAAGAAAGACACTCCAGTAAGAGagtgtactacagtactacaagtCATAGTAAAGACGAGGCTGCACCTCTACCCTACTGCTGCTGTGCGGACCCCAAAACATCTGTAACACTGACACTGCTCTCTTTCTCAGGTGGAGAGTGACTGTCCTGCCCAGTGCTCTTGTGGCCCATCACCCCCATTGTGCCCAGTGGGCGTTAGCTGGGTGACAGACGCCTGTGGCTGCTGTAAGGTGTGTGCCAGGCAGTTCAACCAGGACTGCAGCCCCAGCCAGCCCTGTGACCACATCAAGGGCCTGCACTGCCACCTGGGGGCTGGGGGAAACCCAGAGAGAGGCCTGTGCCGAGGTAAGGACCAGGAGTACCCCTAACATCAGCAGGAGAGAGGTGGTTGGGCCAATATGGGAGTATGCAGAAGTATGGGTGTTGCAGCTGGGTATGGGGATTTCAGAATTATAGTAAATTATAGTAAACATGTGATCATTCAAGTAGATAAATGCTCAGCATCATTGTAACACTGCCATAGTGGTATAAAGTCCACTGTGCtgataatgtgtctgtgtctccctaGCGGAGGCCAAGGGCCAGTCCTGCGAGTTCAGCGGGCGTGTCTACCAGCATGGAGAGGACTTCCAGCCCAGCTGCCAGCACCAGTGCAGCTGCATGGATGGGGTGGTGGGCTGCATGCCACTCTGCCCCCACCAGGTGTCCCTGCCCGACTGGCGCTGCTCCCAGCCAAGGCTGGCACGGCCCTTGGGCCGTTGCTGTGCGGAGTGGGTCTGTGACGACAACAACCACATCAGTGAGGACCCAGAGGAACCTCCACAGGTAGCCCTGCCCAACCCACAACCCCTCCCAAACCACATCAACAACCAGCTCCAGGAACAGCCACGCTATCAGGCCAGCACTGGAGTCACCTTTAGAGGTACAGTAAACAACCTATCCCAATGTCTCATtctccacagtctctatccagGTATAATCCTATCTTGGTCATAATCTGAACCTTGTATGTTTCTCATAATTGTAACCCTGTATGTTTCTCTTAATTGTAACCCTGTATGTTTCTCTTAATTGTAACCCTGTATGTTTCTCTTAATTGTAACCCTGTATGTTTCTCATGattccctgtcctctcctttcagAGGTGGTGCCCCTCCCCAAGTCCCAGGTGTTGCTAAGCGCCAGATGCTTCCCGCAGACCACTGATTGGACGGAATGTTCCACTACCTGTGGGATGGGCATCTCCAGTCGGGTGACCAATAACAACGCAGACTGCCAGCTTGTCAGAGAGACACGACTGTGTCAAGTCCGCCAATGTGACCTGCGACTTACCCCAGCAATCAAGGTATTTTGAAGCATACAAGTAGAGCACATAGAACATATTAATATTTCATTTTTGATGATGAGAACCTTTGCAATATGACTATTTATTATGGTTTATGTAGCTCAGTTGTCTAACTGTGTTTGTTAACTATGTGTTTGTTGACTGTCCAGAGGGGAAAGAAGTGCCAGCGTTCAGTGCGCCCTCAGGAGCCAATCAGCATCAACTTTGCTGGCTGCTACACAGCACGGCACTATCGACCTCGCAGCTGCGGCTCCTGTGTGGACAGACGATGCTGCACCCCTTCACTGACCCGCACCGTCCGCCTGCGCTTCCACTGTCCCGACGGAGAGGGCTTCACACGCAACGTCATGTGGATCCAGCGCTGCAGCTGCAAGAAGAGCTGTCACATTCACGGCTCCCCCTCAAGGCCCTCTGTCAGCCTACACAATGACATCCACACCTTCAGGCACTGAGTCAGGATTAGGAGGATGCCCAACCCCAGCCTCGACACACTGGATAGGGCTAGGCCATGCTAGTCTCTCCCCATCTTCCATACGCCCTCTGCCCACGGATAGCCCTGCCTTTCAGCCCCTTCCTGGACATCAGTGTGGCTGGCAGCCTCTCCCCGCCTGCACCAGCACAAGACTATGGGAGTGAGAGCTAGGTGGCCGCTCCCCCCATCCAGGCAGAACTATTGCTTGCACTTTAAGCTTCCTGACACATTGCCCCCAGTTATCCAACATGAGAGATGGGTAGCTATTTGGTGCAACTCTCTGCGGCTAGGTCCAGTTCCCCTTCCCTGCTGATGACCCAGCCACTGAACTGTTCCGGTGGAGGAAGGGACAGCACTGAGCACAACAGACTATAGATGTCCTGATGTCACTTTCTTGATGTCATGTTGGACTTATGGGTGAAATATGTAAATGAATCCTCTGCTTTTCAACCTTTTTTATtattaattattttttatttgttaacATTGTCAGGTCCCTCTATATAACCACAGTGGGGGGAGAAAGGAACGTGTATGCATGTATATGAGGGACATATTACTTTTTGTCATAATGTGTGAATTAGTGAGGCCAGTGAATGTGTCAGGATGTGATGAGCGATGACCATGGGCAATCCCATACATTCATGTATGATGAAGTGTTTTGTCTGATACATTGATGGTCGAATGAGGACAGGACGTCATCAATGATTGTACCTGTATGTtacatgttgtgtgtgtgagagagaatgaaagggtgagaaaacagagtgtttacatgtgtgtgtttgtcatatTGCAGAGTATAGTGTACAGACTTCACTCTTTGTTGAGTGGCAATTTATACAGATCACCTCATTTTCCGGGGTGTGTTTTTATTGCCTCATAGTATGGAGACTTTCTTATACTGGAGGGAAGattttactatatgtatttaagATTTATATATTGTTTGAAATCTTATCAATAATTCTCTGATACATCAAATAAAACCTTAAACACGTGCTCTGTCTTGTGCTTCTCTGAGAGGTGCATCAGGTGGATGGTGATTTAGATGACAGCATAGGGTGGTTGGTCTGGAATGCTGCTGTAAGGAGGGCAAACGAGTCTCTCCTGAGTTGGGGCAAGACTCACAGAAGggggtacagtgcattcagaaagtattcagacccagaattttgttacgttacagccttactctaaaattgattacattcttttttttcctcattaatctacacacaataccccataacgacaattaaaaaactttactcagtactttgaggtgcttttgtcagcgattacagccttgagtcttcttggatatgacactacaagcttggtacacctgaatttggggagtctcccattcctctcggcagatcctctcaagctctgaggttggatggggagcgtcgcttcacagctatttttcaggtcgggttcaagtccgggctctggcttggccactcaaggacattgagacttgtcccaaagccactcctgcgtggtattgactgtgtgcttagggttgttgtcctgttggaaggtgaaccttctccccagtctggagcaggttttcatcaaagatctctgtactttgctcctttcatctttccctcgatccttctCCCGTGATTGCTCAGTTTAGGAAGAGTTTTGCTGGTTCCAAACTACTTCTActtactgtgttcttggggaccttcaatgctgcagacatttttggtacccttccctagatctgtgcctcaacaattccttcaacatcatggcttggtttttgctctgacatgcactgtcaactgtgggaccttttatatagacaggtgtgtgcctttccaaatcatgtccaatcaattgaatttaccacaggtggactccaatcaagttatagaaacatctcaaggatgagcaatggaaacaggatacacctgagctcaattacgagtctcatag is a genomic window containing:
- the LOC115139869 gene encoding CCN family member 1-like; the encoded protein is MFSLVSLRRTVSTLFVLLSSAAVMVESDCPAQCSCGPSPPLCPVGVSWVTDACGCCKVCARQFNQDCSPSQPCDHIKGLHCHLGAGGNPERGLCRAEAKGQSCEFSGRVYQHGEDFQPSCQHQCSCMDGVVGCMPLCPHQVSLPDWRCSQPRLARPLGRCCAEWVCDDNNHISEDPEEPPQVALPNPQPLPNHINNQLQEQPRYQASTGVTFREVVPLPKSQVLLSARCFPQTTDWTECSTTCGMGISSRVTNNNADCQLVRETRLCQVRQCDLRLTPAIKRGKKCQRSVRPQEPISINFAGCYTARHYRPRSCGSCVDRRCCTPSLTRTVRLRFHCPDGEGFTRNVMWIQRCSCKKSCHIHGSPSRPSVSLHNDIHTFRH